A single genomic interval of Saccharothrix saharensis harbors:
- a CDS encoding SDR family NAD(P)-dependent oxidoreductase — translation MTMSNPSAPQSTEQKLRDYLKRVTAELHDTAERLRAERDRAAEPIAIVAMSCRYPGGVSSPEELWRLVADGVDGFTGFPDNRGWDVAGLYDPQPATPGKTYTREGGFLHDAPDFDAEFFSISPREALAMDPQQRLLLETSWEVFERAGIDPLSLKGRSVGVFAGVVNQDYTKNLTRVPEGVDGYLVSGSLTSVVSGRVAYVLGLEGPAVTVDTACSSSLVSLHLAAQALRRGECEMALAGGVTVMSTPAAFVDFSQQRGMAPDGRCKAFAGAADGTGWGEGVGVLLLERLSDARRNGHQVLAVVRGSATNQDGASNGLAAPNGQAQQRVIRAALADARLTTADVDLVEAHGTGTTLGDPIEAEALLATYGQGRTGEPLWLGSFKSNVGHTQAAAGVGGVIKMVMAMRHGVMPKTLHVDRPSPHVEWSAGAVELLTSARPWPRTGRARRAAVSSFGISGTNAHVVLEEVPAEAAEERPATGAVVPWVLSARTPEALAAQASRLVAAVDGLDTRDVGFTLTTRAALEHRAVVVGDRSALVAGLEAVAAGGSAGNAVVGEAAARPVVFVFPGQGSQWVGMARELLSTSEVFASRFAECGGALRSFVDWKLDEVVDDAEALRRVDVVQPVLWAVMVSLAEVWRSLGVTPDAVVGHSQGEIAAAVVSGGLSLEDGARVVALRSQAIARGLAGRGGMVSLGLSESDAAAMIEPWTGRVSIAAVNGPASVVVSGDPDALDELVAGAGDVRAKRIAVDYASHSAHVEVIRDELLELLAGVTPGSSSVPFHSTVTGGVVDTSVLDAEYWYANLRQPVLFDRVVRSLDGVFVEVSPHPVLAVGIDGTAVGTLRRDEGGLDRVLRSAAEAWVAGVSVDWARAFPGARHVDLPTYAFQRRRFWLTSEAGAGDVTAAGLGEADHPLLGAALALPGSGEVVLTGRLSLHTHPWLGDHAVSGTVILPGTAFVELAVRAGDEVGCGTVEELTVEAPLVIGSGTQVQVTVGAPDATGRRSLAVHSRDSDEWVRHASGVLATGAVTPSFSLAEWPPPGASPVALDGRYERLAAEGYGYGPVFQGLRAVWRRGDEVFAEVALPEQARGDAARFGLHPALLDAALHASSAVEEPGGPVRLPFAWSGVTLFAAGASELRVRLAGSAVQVADPAGAPVAAVESLVLRPVEGGLSRPAAGGLYRVEWVDVPRPDRGEDAVFEVVESTADDVATGAREVTGHVLALLREWLEADRPGKLAFVTWGATDGTDLPAATAWGLVRSAQAEHPDRFVLIDALDARPDDLAAAVATGEPQVRIRDGHLAVPRLTRTAPAESPHWSGPVLVTGGTGVLGALVARHLVVEHDVRSLVLASRSGPRADGAAELRAELTSLGAEVHVVACDFAERDAVAALLAEHPVRAVVHAAGALDDGVVTALTAERVDSVFRPKVDAAWHLHELAGDLDAFVLFSSAAGTLGGPGQGNYAAANAFVDALARHRRAHGQPAQSVVWGFWEQRSAMTGHLSDGDVARIARGGVLPLTEQAGLALFDGALAQDEPVVAALRVDQRPADGVSPLLRGLVRSRVRRGSASSTAGGTSALRDRLVALPAEDRERELVDLVRGHVAAVLGHDGFDAVAPRRAFKELGFDSLAAVELRNRLGAATGLRLPATLVFDYPTTAALAGHLGERLLGGAPAVVAPVATVPVDEPIAIVGMSCRFPGGVTSPEDLWRLVASGGDAISAFPDDRGWDLDGLYDPAGGPGKVYTRAGGFLDDAAGFDADFFGISPREALATDPQQRLLLETAWEAVERAGIDPVALRGSRTGVFAGVMYQEYGSRLRDVPDDLAAYLGNGNLASVLSGRVSYAFGLEGPAVSVDTACSSSLVSLHLAAQALRRGECDLALAGGVTVMSTPGVFVEFSRQGNLARDGRSKAFAAAADGAGLSDGIGVLLLERLSDARRNGHTVLAVVRGSAVNQDGASNGLTAPNGPSQQRVIRAALATAGLRPSEVDVVEAHGTGTTLGDPIEAQALLATYGADRAEPLWLGTVKSNIGHTQAAAGVAGVIKMVMAMRHGVLPRTLHVDEPSPEVDWSAGAVRLLTSPVPWPAGDRPRRAGVSSFGISGTNAHVILESGPVEPVVERDSVALPVPLVVSGRGAEAVRAQAARLLDFVDGRVPADVAYSALTGRTAFEDRAVVVGRDVPELREGLRAVASGATALGATAGGRLAFLFTGQGAQRAGMGRELYSAFPVFASAFDEVCAELDPSLREVMWGDADRLDRTEFTQPALFAFEVALFRLVTSWGVRPDYLAGHSIGEIAAAHVSGVLSLADAARLVTARGRLMAALPVGGAMVSLQASEDDVLPLLTDEVGIAAVNGPRSVVVSGSEAAVGALVARLDVKSKRLRVSHAFHSPLMAPMLDGFRAVASSLVYNDPQIPIVSTVLSDGSSSVENRDPLGGDPSAGAVFDAEYWVRHVMAAVRFRDAVRTLEMAGVTTFLELGPDAVLAVMGQDCLVADGLELVAAQRKDRAEDHAVVDAVGRLHLRGAAVDWEAFFAPHRPRRVELPTYAFRHRRFWLDAGTAVGDAADFGQDPAGHPVLGAVLRMADRDDVVLTGRLSVAAQPWLADHAVLGSVLVPGTAFVDLALRAGGQVGFAALEELTLEAPLVLPDDGAVAVQVAVTGRDVAIHSRVGDDWTRHATGAFATEGTAEALTWPVGGTPVDVTGLYDALADRGLDYGPAFRGLRAAWRVGDDVFAEVALPEEVQGDGFGVHPALLDAALHACVLLPGAADGPVLPFSWTGVASGAATGPSSLRVKVSGTDTVRVVATAPDGTPVLTVDGLVTRPVSSRDLAAGDALYELDWAPAAVEPADVRWVAVDDLSTLVDPPPVVLLPAVLGEGGATDVPDAVRHATRRVLGLVQEWLAEPTFARSRLVVTLDATQPPLVAATVAGLVRGAAAEHPDRVSLAHLDGVTPDLLARGLASDAPEWAVRDGDVVTPRLVRAKGGAAALDLAGTVLITGGTGALGAQVARHLVARGVDVVLAGRRGPDAPGAADLAAELDARIVACDFTDRDAVAALLADHAFTGVVHAAGVLDDGVITTVTPDRVDAVLRAKVDAAWHLHELLGDVPLVLFSSAAGALSGAGQAGYAAANAFLDELARHRHAEGKPGRSLAWGWWRLADGMGGRLAGADAQRVARGGVLPFDAEQGLAAFDAALAADAPVVYPVRFDLTSAELPRVARALVRRTRREPPPVAALTARLTGLTGEDRDRVLLDEVRAHVAVVLGHSGPAAVVPDRGFLELGFDSLTAVELRNRLTAAAGVRLPSTLVFDHPTPAAVAALLGELLAEESGPSVDEELTRLEAALAATPKDRARHAVGRLRALLSRWEDPDDDADDARGLDAVTADELFDILDDELEVSG, via the coding sequence GTGACCATGTCGAACCCGAGCGCACCCCAGTCGACCGAGCAGAAGCTGCGGGACTACCTCAAGCGGGTCACCGCCGAGCTGCACGACACCGCGGAACGGCTGCGCGCCGAACGCGACCGGGCCGCCGAGCCGATCGCCATCGTGGCGATGAGCTGCCGCTACCCCGGCGGCGTGTCGTCACCCGAGGAGCTGTGGCGGCTGGTCGCCGACGGCGTGGACGGCTTCACCGGCTTCCCCGACAACCGCGGCTGGGACGTGGCCGGGCTGTACGACCCGCAACCGGCCACACCCGGCAAGACCTACACCCGCGAAGGCGGGTTCCTGCACGACGCGCCGGACTTCGACGCCGAGTTCTTCTCCATCTCGCCCCGCGAGGCACTGGCGATGGACCCGCAGCAGCGGTTGCTGCTGGAGACGTCGTGGGAGGTGTTCGAACGCGCCGGCATCGACCCGCTGTCGCTGAAGGGCCGTTCGGTCGGCGTGTTCGCGGGCGTGGTCAACCAGGACTACACCAAGAACCTCACCCGCGTGCCCGAAGGCGTGGACGGCTACCTGGTCAGCGGCTCGCTCACCAGCGTGGTGTCCGGCCGCGTGGCGTACGTGCTGGGGCTGGAAGGCCCGGCCGTCACGGTCGACACGGCGTGCAGCTCGTCGCTGGTGTCGCTGCACCTGGCCGCGCAGGCGCTGCGGCGCGGCGAGTGCGAGATGGCGTTGGCCGGCGGCGTGACGGTCATGTCCACGCCGGCCGCGTTCGTCGACTTCAGCCAGCAGCGCGGCATGGCACCCGACGGCCGGTGCAAGGCGTTCGCGGGCGCGGCCGACGGCACCGGCTGGGGCGAGGGCGTCGGTGTCCTGCTGCTCGAACGGCTCTCCGACGCCCGCCGCAACGGCCACCAGGTGCTGGCCGTGGTGCGGGGCAGCGCCACCAACCAGGACGGCGCGTCCAACGGGCTCGCCGCGCCCAACGGGCAGGCCCAGCAGCGGGTCATCCGCGCCGCGCTCGCCGACGCCCGGCTGACCACGGCGGACGTGGACCTCGTCGAGGCGCACGGCACCGGGACCACGCTGGGCGACCCGATCGAGGCCGAGGCGCTGCTGGCCACCTACGGCCAGGGCCGCACCGGCGAGCCGCTGTGGCTGGGGTCGTTCAAGTCCAACGTCGGCCACACGCAGGCCGCGGCCGGTGTCGGCGGCGTGATCAAGATGGTCATGGCGATGCGGCACGGGGTGATGCCGAAGACCCTGCACGTCGACCGGCCGTCGCCGCACGTGGAGTGGTCGGCGGGCGCGGTGGAGCTGCTGACGTCCGCGCGTCCGTGGCCGCGGACCGGTCGCGCGCGTCGGGCGGCGGTGTCGTCGTTCGGGATCAGCGGCACCAACGCGCACGTGGTGCTGGAGGAAGTGCCCGCCGAGGCCGCCGAGGAGCGGCCGGCGACCGGTGCGGTGGTGCCGTGGGTGCTGTCCGCCCGCACGCCCGAGGCGTTGGCGGCGCAGGCGTCCCGGCTGGTCGCGGCCGTGGACGGGCTCGACACCCGCGACGTCGGGTTCACGTTGACCACCCGTGCGGCGCTGGAGCACCGGGCCGTGGTGGTGGGGGACCGGTCCGCGCTCGTGGCCGGGCTGGAAGCCGTGGCGGCGGGCGGGTCGGCCGGGAACGCGGTCGTGGGCGAGGCCGCCGCGCGGCCGGTCGTGTTCGTGTTCCCCGGTCAGGGTTCGCAGTGGGTCGGCATGGCGCGGGAGCTCCTGTCCACGTCCGAGGTGTTCGCGTCCCGGTTCGCCGAGTGCGGCGGGGCGTTGCGGTCCTTCGTGGACTGGAAGCTCGACGAGGTCGTGGACGACGCCGAGGCGTTGCGGCGGGTGGACGTCGTGCAGCCGGTGTTGTGGGCGGTGATGGTGTCGTTGGCCGAGGTGTGGCGGTCGCTGGGCGTGACGCCGGACGCCGTGGTCGGTCATTCGCAGGGTGAGATCGCGGCGGCTGTGGTGTCGGGTGGGTTGTCGTTGGAGGACGGCGCTCGGGTGGTGGCGTTGCGCAGTCAGGCCATCGCGCGCGGGCTGGCCGGGCGTGGCGGCATGGTGTCGCTGGGCCTGTCGGAATCCGACGCGGCGGCGATGATCGAACCGTGGACCGGGCGCGTGTCGATCGCCGCCGTCAACGGTCCGGCGTCCGTGGTCGTGTCGGGTGACCCGGATGCGTTGGACGAGCTGGTCGCGGGCGCGGGTGACGTGCGGGCGAAGAGGATCGCGGTGGACTACGCGTCGCACTCGGCGCACGTGGAGGTGATCCGGGACGAGTTGCTGGAGTTGTTGGCCGGTGTGACGCCGGGGTCGTCGTCGGTGCCGTTCCACTCGACGGTGACCGGTGGGGTGGTCGATACGTCGGTGTTGGACGCGGAGTACTGGTACGCGAATCTGCGTCAGCCGGTGTTGTTCGACCGGGTGGTGCGGTCGCTGGACGGGGTGTTCGTCGAGGTCAGCCCGCACCCGGTGCTGGCGGTGGGCATCGACGGCACGGCTGTGGGCACGTTGCGGCGTGACGAGGGCGGGCTCGACCGGGTGCTGAGGTCGGCGGCCGAGGCGTGGGTGGCCGGTGTCTCGGTCGACTGGGCACGGGCGTTCCCCGGCGCACGGCACGTCGACCTGCCGACCTACGCGTTCCAGCGCCGTCGGTTCTGGCTGACCTCGGAAGCGGGCGCGGGTGACGTCACCGCCGCCGGTCTCGGCGAGGCCGACCACCCGCTGCTCGGCGCGGCGCTGGCCCTGCCCGGGTCGGGCGAGGTGGTGCTGACCGGTCGGCTGTCGCTGCACACGCACCCGTGGCTGGGCGACCACGCCGTGTCCGGCACGGTGATCCTGCCCGGCACCGCGTTCGTGGAGCTGGCCGTGCGGGCGGGCGACGAAGTCGGCTGCGGCACTGTCGAAGAGCTGACCGTCGAAGCGCCCCTGGTCATCGGCTCGGGCACGCAGGTCCAGGTCACGGTCGGCGCGCCCGACGCGACCGGGCGGCGTTCGCTGGCCGTGCACTCGCGCGACTCCGACGAGTGGGTGCGGCACGCGAGCGGCGTGCTCGCCACCGGGGCGGTGACGCCGTCGTTCTCGCTGGCCGAGTGGCCGCCGCCCGGTGCGAGCCCGGTGGCGTTGGACGGGCGGTACGAGCGGTTGGCGGCCGAGGGCTACGGCTACGGGCCCGTGTTCCAGGGCCTGCGCGCGGTGTGGCGACGCGGGGACGAGGTGTTCGCCGAGGTGGCGCTGCCGGAGCAGGCGCGGGGTGACGCGGCGCGGTTCGGCCTGCACCCGGCGCTGCTGGACGCGGCGCTGCACGCGTCGAGCGCGGTCGAGGAGCCCGGGGGCCCGGTGCGGCTGCCGTTCGCGTGGAGCGGGGTGACGCTGTTCGCGGCCGGCGCGTCGGAGCTGCGGGTGCGCCTCGCGGGCTCGGCGGTGCAGGTGGCCGACCCGGCCGGTGCGCCGGTCGCGGCGGTGGAGTCGCTGGTGCTGCGGCCCGTCGAAGGCGGGCTGTCCCGGCCCGCGGCGGGCGGGCTGTACCGGGTCGAGTGGGTCGACGTACCCCGGCCGGACCGGGGCGAGGACGCGGTGTTCGAGGTGGTCGAGTCGACCGCCGACGACGTGGCGACCGGTGCGCGCGAGGTGACCGGGCACGTCCTGGCGCTGCTGCGGGAGTGGTTGGAGGCCGACCGGCCCGGCAAGCTCGCGTTCGTCACGTGGGGCGCGACCGACGGCACGGACCTGCCCGCGGCCACCGCCTGGGGCCTGGTGCGGTCCGCGCAGGCCGAGCACCCCGACCGGTTCGTGCTGATCGACGCGCTCGACGCCCGACCGGACGACCTCGCGGCGGCCGTCGCCACCGGCGAACCGCAGGTGCGGATCAGGGACGGGCACCTCGCCGTGCCGCGCTTGACGCGCACCGCGCCGGCGGAGTCCCCACACTGGTCCGGTCCCGTCCTGGTGACCGGCGGCACGGGCGTGCTGGGCGCACTGGTCGCCCGGCACCTGGTGGTCGAGCACGACGTGCGCTCGCTGGTCCTGGCCTCACGCAGCGGGCCCCGAGCCGACGGTGCGGCCGAACTGCGGGCCGAGCTGACCTCGTTGGGCGCGGAGGTGCACGTCGTGGCGTGCGACTTCGCGGAACGGGACGCGGTGGCCGCGTTGCTGGCCGAGCACCCCGTGCGCGCGGTCGTGCACGCGGCGGGCGCGCTGGACGACGGCGTCGTGACGGCGTTGACCGCCGAGCGCGTCGACAGCGTGTTCCGGCCCAAGGTCGACGCCGCCTGGCACCTGCACGAGCTGGCGGGCGACCTGGACGCGTTCGTGCTGTTCTCCTCGGCCGCCGGCACGCTCGGCGGCCCCGGCCAGGGCAACTACGCGGCGGCCAACGCGTTCGTGGACGCCCTGGCCCGGCACCGCCGGGCACACGGGCAGCCGGCGCAGTCCGTCGTGTGGGGCTTCTGGGAACAGCGCAGCGCCATGACCGGTCACCTGTCCGACGGCGACGTGGCCCGGATCGCGCGCGGCGGCGTGCTGCCGCTGACCGAGCAGGCCGGGTTGGCGCTGTTCGACGGCGCGTTGGCGCAGGACGAGCCGGTGGTGGCGGCCCTGCGCGTGGACCAGCGGCCGGCGGACGGCGTGTCACCGCTGCTGCGCGGGCTCGTGCGGTCGCGGGTGCGGCGCGGATCGGCGTCCTCGACGGCCGGCGGCACGTCGGCGTTGCGCGACCGGCTCGTGGCGCTGCCCGCCGAAGACCGCGAACGAGAACTGGTCGACCTGGTGCGCGGCCACGTGGCCGCCGTGCTCGGGCACGACGGATTCGACGCGGTCGCCCCCCGACGCGCGTTCAAGGAGCTCGGCTTCGACTCCCTGGCCGCGGTCGAGCTGCGCAACCGGCTCGGCGCGGCCACCGGCCTGCGGCTGCCCGCGACCCTGGTGTTCGACTACCCGACGACCGCCGCCCTCGCCGGCCACCTCGGTGAACGCCTGCTCGGCGGCGCGCCGGCCGTGGTCGCGCCCGTGGCAACCGTTCCGGTGGACGAGCCGATCGCGATCGTGGGCATGAGCTGCCGGTTCCCCGGCGGGGTCACCTCCCCCGAGGATCTGTGGCGGCTGGTCGCGTCCGGCGGTGACGCGATCTCCGCGTTCCCCGACGACCGCGGCTGGGACCTGGACGGCCTCTACGACCCGGCGGGCGGACCCGGCAAGGTCTACACGCGTGCCGGCGGGTTCCTCGACGACGCGGCCGGGTTCGACGCCGACTTCTTCGGCATCTCGCCGCGCGAGGCGCTGGCCACCGACCCGCAGCAGCGGCTGCTGCTGGAAACGGCGTGGGAGGCCGTCGAACGGGCGGGCATCGACCCGGTGGCGCTGAGGGGCAGCCGGACCGGGGTGTTCGCGGGCGTGATGTACCAGGAGTACGGCTCGCGGCTGCGTGACGTGCCCGACGACCTCGCCGCCTACCTCGGCAACGGCAACCTGGCCAGCGTGCTGTCCGGGCGGGTGTCGTACGCGTTCGGGCTGGAAGGCCCGGCGGTCAGCGTGGACACCGCGTGCTCGTCGTCGCTGGTGTCGCTGCACCTGGCGGCGCAGGCGCTGCGGCGCGGCGAGTGCGACCTGGCGTTGGCGGGCGGCGTGACGGTCATGTCCACGCCCGGCGTGTTCGTGGAGTTCAGCAGGCAGGGCAACCTGGCCCGGGACGGGCGGAGCAAGGCGTTCGCGGCGGCGGCCGACGGCGCCGGGCTGTCCGACGGGATCGGCGTGTTGTTGTTGGAACGCCTGTCGGACGCCCGCCGCAACGGACACACCGTGCTGGCGGTGGTGCGGGGCAGCGCGGTGAACCAGGACGGCGCGTCCAACGGGTTGACCGCGCCGAACGGCCCGTCGCAGCAGCGGGTGATCCGGGCGGCCCTGGCGACGGCCGGGTTGCGCCCGTCCGAAGTGGACGTGGTCGAGGCGCACGGCACCGGTACCACGCTCGGTGATCCGATCGAGGCGCAGGCGTTGCTGGCGACCTACGGCGCCGATCGGGCCGAGCCGTTGTGGCTGGGCACGGTGAAGTCGAACATCGGGCACACGCAAGCGGCGGCGGGCGTGGCCGGGGTGATCAAGATGGTGATGGCGATGCGGCACGGCGTGCTGCCGCGGACCCTGCACGTGGACGAGCCGTCACCCGAGGTGGACTGGTCGGCCGGTGCGGTGCGGCTGCTGACGTCACCGGTGCCGTGGCCCGCGGGTGACCGGCCCCGGCGTGCCGGTGTGTCGTCGTTCGGGATCAGCGGGACGAACGCGCACGTGATCCTGGAGTCCGGTCCGGTCGAGCCGGTCGTCGAGCGGGACTCGGTGGCGCTGCCCGTGCCGCTGGTCGTGTCCGGGCGCGGTGCGGAGGCGGTGCGGGCCCAGGCGGCTCGGCTGCTGGACTTCGTCGACGGCCGGGTGCCCGCGGACGTGGCCTACTCGGCGTTGACCGGGCGGACGGCGTTCGAGGACCGCGCGGTCGTGGTCGGGCGGGACGTTCCGGAACTGCGGGAGGGCTTGCGGGCCGTGGCGTCGGGCGCGACCGCGCTCGGTGCGACGGCCGGCGGTCGGCTGGCGTTCCTGTTCACGGGGCAGGGCGCGCAGCGGGCGGGGATGGGCCGGGAGCTGTACTCGGCGTTCCCGGTGTTCGCTTCGGCTTTCGACGAGGTGTGCGCGGAGCTGGATCCGTCATTGCGCGAGGTGATGTGGGGCGATGCGGACCGGTTGGATCGGACCGAGTTCACGCAGCCTGCTCTGTTCGCGTTCGAGGTGGCTCTGTTCCGGCTGGTGACGTCGTGGGGCGTGCGCCCCGACTACCTCGCCGGTCACTCGATCGGTGAGATCGCCGCCGCCCATGTCTCCGGCGTGCTGTCCTTGGCGGACGCCGCTCGCCTGGTGACCGCTCGGGGACGGCTCATGGCCGCGCTGCCCGTCGGCGGCGCGATGGTGTCGTTGCAGGCGAGCGAGGACGACGTCCTGCCCCTGCTGACGGACGAGGTGGGCATCGCCGCGGTCAACGGTCCCCGTTCCGTCGTGGTCTCGGGCTCTGAGGCCGCTGTGGGTGCTCTGGTGGCGCGCTTGGACGTGAAGTCGAAGCGGTTGCGGGTGAGTCATGCTTTCCACTCGCCGTTGATGGCCCCGATGCTGGACGGGTTCCGGGCGGTCGCGTCGTCCTTGGTCTACAACGATCCACAGATCCCGATCGTGTCCACGGTGTTGTCGGACGGTTCGAGTAGCGTTGAAAACAGGGATCCCCTGGGCGGGGACCCTTCCGCAGGCGCGGTGTTCGACGCCGAGTACTGGGTGCGGCACGTGATGGCGGCCGTGAGGTTCCGGGACGCGGTGCGCACACTGGAGATGGCGGGCGTGACGACGTTCCTGGAGCTGGGGCCGGACGCGGTGTTGGCGGTGATGGGACAGGATTGTCTCGTTGCCGACGGGCTCGAGTTGGTGGCGGCGCAGCGGAAGGACCGGGCCGAGGACCACGCCGTGGTCGACGCGGTCGGGCGGCTGCACCTGCGTGGTGCGGCGGTGGACTGGGAGGCGTTCTTCGCGCCGCACCGGCCCCGGCGGGTGGAGTTGCCGACGTACGCGTTCCGGCACCGGCGGTTCTGGTTGGACGCGGGCACGGCGGTCGGGGACGCGGCGGACTTCGGGCAGGACCCGGCCGGGCACCCGGTGCTCGGCGCGGTGCTGAGGATGGCCGACCGGGACGACGTGGTGCTGACCGGGCGGTTGTCGGTGGCGGCGCAGCCGTGGCTGGCCGACCACGCGGTGCTGGGTTCGGTGCTCGTGCCCGGCACGGCGTTCGTCGACCTGGCGCTGCGGGCGGGCGGGCAGGTCGGGTTCGCGGCGCTGGAGGAGTTGACGCTGGAAGCACCGCTGGTGCTGCCCGACGACGGCGCGGTGGCCGTGCAGGTGGCGGTCACCGGACGTGACGTGGCCATCCACTCCCGCGTCGGCGACGACTGGACGCGCCACGCGACCGGCGCGTTCGCCACCGAAGGCACCGCCGAGGCACTGACCTGGCCGGTCGGCGGCACGCCGGTCGACGTCACCGGGCTCTACGACGCGCTCGCCGACCGCGGGCTGGACTACGGGCCGGCGTTCCGCGGGCTGCGGGCCGCCTGGCGGGTCGGCGACGACGTGTTCGCCGAGGTGGCGTTGCCTGAAGAAGTGCAAGGCGACGGATTCGGCGTGCACCCCGCGTTGCTTGATGCAGCTTTGCACGCATGTGTGCTGCTGCCCGGTGCGGCGGACGGGCCCGTGCTGCCGTTCTCGTGGACCGGGGTCGCGTCCGGCGCGGCGACCGGGCCGTCCTCGCTGCGGGTGAAGGTCTCCGGCACGGACACCGTCCGGGTGGTCGCGACCGCGCCGGACGGCACACCCGTGCTGACCGTCGACGGCCTGGTGACGCGCCCGGTGTCGAGCCGCGACCTGGCCGCCGGGGACGCGCTGTACGAGCTGGACTGGGCACCCGCGGCGGTCGAGCCGGCCGACGTGCGGTGGGTAGCGGTCGACGACCTGTCCACGCTCGTCGACCCGCCACCGGTCGTGCTGCTGCCCGCCGTGCTCGGCGAGGGCGGGGCGACCGACGTGCCCGACGCGGTCCGGCACGCCACCCGCCGGGTCTTGGGGTTGGTCCAGGAGTGGCTGGCCGAGCCGACGTTCGCCCGGTCCCGCCTGGTCGTCACGCTCGACGCCACCCAACCGCCGCTGGTCGCCGCGACGGTGGCCGGGCTGGTGCGCGGCGCGGCGGCCGAACACCCCGACCGGGTGTCGCTGGCGCACCTCGACGGCGTCACGCCCGACCTGCTGGCCCGGGGCCTGGCGTCCGACGCCCCGGAGTGGGCGGTCCGCGACGGCGACGTGGTGACACCGCGGCTGGTCCGGGCCAAGGGCGGTGCCGCCGCGCTCGACCTGGCCGGCACGGTCCTGATCACCGGCGGCACGGGCGCGCTCGGCGCGCAGGTGGCCCGCCACCTCGTCGCCAGGGGTGTGGACGTGGTGCTGGCCGGGCGTCGCGGCCCGGACGCGCCCGGAGCCGCCGACCTGGCCGCCGAGCTGGACGCACGGATCGTGGCCTGCGACTTCACCGACCGGGACGCGGTCGCCGCGCTCCTGGCCGACCACGCGTTCACCGGTGTCGTGCACGCGGCCGGCGTGCTGGACGACGGCGTGATCACCACGGTGACCCCCGACCGGGTGGACGCGGTGCTGCGGGCCAAGGTCGACGCCGCCTGGCACCTGCACGAGCTGCTCGGCGACGTGCCGCTGGTGCTGTTCTCCTCCGCCGCGGGCGCGTTGAGCGGCGCGGGACAGGCAGGGTACGCGGCGGCGAACGCGTTCCTGGACGAGCTGGCCCGACACCGGCACGCCGAGGGCAAGCCCGGACGTTCGCTGGCCTGGGGCTGGTGGCGGCTCGCCGACGGCATGGGCGGACGGCTCGCCGGAGCCGACGCGCAGCGGGTGGCGCGCGGCGGCGTGCTGCCGTTCGACGCCGAGCAGGGGCTGGCGGCCTTCGACGCGGCACTGGCCGCCGACGCACCGGTGGTCTACCCGGTGCGGTTCGACCTCACCTCCGCCGAGCTGCCCCGCGTGGCACGTGCCCTGGTGCGGCGGACCCGGCGCGAACCGCCGCCGGTGGCCGCGCTGACGGCCCGGCTGACCGGCCTGACCGGTGAGGACCGGGACCGGGTGCTGCTGGACGAGGTCCGCGCGCACGTCGCCGTGGTGCTCGGGCACAGCGGACCGGCGGCGGTCGTGCCCGACCGCGGGTTCCTGGAGCTGGGCTTCGACTCGTTGACCGCGGTGGAGCTGCGCAACCGGCTGACCGCGGCGGCGGGCGTGCGGCTGCCGTCCACGCTGGTGTTCGACCACCCGACCCCGGCGGCCGTCGCCGCCCTGCTCGGCGAACTGCTCGCCGAGGAGAGCGGGCCGTCGGTGGACGAGGAGCTGACCCGACTGGAAGCGGCGCTCGCCGCGACACCGAAGGACCGGGCCCGGCACGCCGTCGGCAGGCTGCGCGCCCTGCTCAGCCGGTGGGAGGACCCGGACGACGACGCCGACGACGCACGCGGGCTGGACGCGGTGACCGCCGACGAGCTGTTCGACATACTGGACGACGAGCTGGAGGTGTCCGGCTGA